Proteins encoded by one window of Chryseobacterium foetidum:
- a CDS encoding T9SS type B sorting domain-containing protein, with the protein MKKTILFLLIIISNFYYSQGDCITALGVCGNSSITYSPTGIGAVDESLGDCLSTGEHNSIWYKFKIATSGTLTFVINPVDPTVDYDWAVYGPNTTCGSLGFPIRCNAATVIGVNPDTGLNMTSTITSAAGGSLTPYCRYMDVVAGETYYLYLDNFQGGASTNVSPFTLTWGGTATLASPFTDPAILQFPLVSPGTPAANPADPKEILICLNPSVFNFSTLTPGILNGNSNFVVSYHLNQNDAISGASPITTPITVNTTTVYYYSVHYQDPANPTNPINYCRETGKFKFKLGSISAYDGNLEVCSNPGTPNLGTFNLELANVTVQSGAIKKFYATLANAQAGTNEISPATAYISASGEVYVRVSDQAGCYTIVKITLKIVPPKYSTVLKDQVICIDGRATLDAGPGFTSYEWSTGDTTQVVSGLPVGMYWVKLQTGNCFALQYVSVLPYKQPVITSIDISFQKVVVNVSGGTAPYKYSMDGTNWQDSNTFTGVKRGEQTVYVKDANDCQQVEIEITVPNIVNAITPNGDGLNDYIDYSALAYKANLVFTVYDRYGNKLFTADKFNDYKWDGTAGNKKILTGNYWFSFTWNEPKRNNTPVKYSGWILLKNRE; encoded by the coding sequence ATGAAAAAAACTATACTGTTTCTGTTAATCATCATTTCAAATTTTTATTATTCTCAGGGAGACTGCATCACAGCATTAGGTGTTTGCGGAAATTCGAGCATTACATATAGTCCAACTGGAATTGGAGCTGTTGATGAGAGCTTAGGCGACTGCCTCAGTACGGGTGAGCATAATTCTATCTGGTACAAATTTAAGATTGCCACAAGCGGAACGCTTACTTTTGTAATCAATCCTGTAGATCCCACTGTAGACTACGACTGGGCTGTTTACGGACCCAATACAACTTGTGGAAGTCTTGGTTTCCCTATACGTTGCAATGCCGCTACAGTAATTGGCGTTAATCCCGATACCGGTTTAAACATGACCAGCACAATAACCAGTGCAGCAGGAGGATCTCTTACACCATACTGCAGATACATGGATGTGGTCGCAGGTGAAACTTACTATTTGTATCTGGATAATTTTCAGGGAGGGGCAAGTACAAATGTTTCACCTTTTACGCTTACTTGGGGAGGTACAGCAACCTTAGCATCGCCGTTTACCGATCCGGCTATACTCCAGTTTCCTCTTGTTTCACCGGGAACGCCGGCTGCAAATCCTGCAGATCCCAAAGAGATTTTAATATGTCTGAATCCTTCGGTTTTTAATTTCAGTACTTTAACACCGGGAATCTTAAATGGCAACAGTAATTTTGTAGTTTCTTATCATCTGAACCAAAACGATGCAATCTCCGGAGCAAGCCCAATTACAACGCCAATTACTGTAAATACGACCACGGTGTATTACTACAGCGTGCATTATCAGGATCCTGCCAACCCCACCAATCCTATTAATTATTGCAGGGAAACCGGTAAATTTAAATTTAAACTTGGATCCATTTCTGCCTATGACGGGAATCTTGAGGTCTGTTCAAATCCCGGAACTCCTAATTTAGGAACATTTAATCTTGAGCTTGCAAACGTCACTGTTCAGTCAGGAGCGATAAAAAAATTCTATGCTACACTGGCAAATGCTCAGGCAGGAACTAATGAAATTTCTCCTGCTACGGCATATATCTCAGCAAGCGGAGAGGTTTATGTGAGGGTTTCTGATCAAGCGGGATGCTATACGATTGTAAAAATTACGCTCAAAATAGTTCCTCCAAAATATTCTACCGTCCTGAAAGATCAGGTGATCTGTATTGATGGCCGTGCTACACTGGATGCGGGGCCTGGTTTTACTTCCTACGAGTGGAGTACAGGCGATACAACTCAGGTTGTTTCTGGGCTTCCGGTAGGAATGTACTGGGTGAAACTTCAGACAGGAAATTGTTTCGCACTTCAATATGTAAGCGTTTTGCCTTATAAACAGCCTGTTATTACAAGCATTGATATTTCTTTCCAGAAAGTTGTTGTAAATGTTTCCGGAGGAACAGCTCCATATAAATACTCAATGGATGGCACAAACTGGCAGGATTCAAATACTTTCACCGGTGTGAAAAGAGGAGAGCAAACCGTCTATGTGAAAGATGCCAACGACTGCCAGCAGGTGGAAATAGAAATTACAGTTCCCAATATCGTGAATGCTATCACCCCGAACGGCGACGGGTTGAATGATTATATAGACTATTCTGCGCTTGCTTACAAAGCAAATCTTGTTTTCACGGTGTATGACAGATATGGAAATAAGCTTTTCACAGCAGATAAATTCAACGATTACAAGTGGGATGGCACCGCAGGAAATAAGAAAATTCTTACAGGGAATTATTGGTTCTCGTTCACATGGAATGAGCCAAAAAGAAATAATACACCTGTAAAATACTCAGGATGGATTTTATTGAAAAACCGGGAATAA
- the mtaB gene encoding tRNA (N(6)-L-threonylcarbamoyladenosine(37)-C(2))-methylthiotransferase MtaB, with protein sequence MSHIHRTAAFHTLGCKLNFAETSTIARQLTDAGYDKVSFDDRADVYVINTCSVTENADRECKLHVKRAMKANPEGLVVIVGCYAQLKPEEISQITGVDLVLGAKEKFNILSYLDDLEKSESEGVVHSCEIEETDFFIGSYSIGDRTRAFLKVQDGCDYKCTYCTIPLARGISRSDTIENVLKNAREIAAKDIKEIVLTGVNIGDYGKGEFGNKRHEHTFLDLIKELDQVDGIERIRISSIEPNLLKDESIELVSKSKSFVPHFHIPLQSGSDDLLKKMKRRYLTKLYNERVNKIREVMPHAAIGVDVIVGFPGETEELFMETYNFLNELPISYLHVFTYSERENTEAAEMDGAVPVPERKRRNKMLRILSEKKKMSFYQTQLGQTLPVLWEHENKDGKMYGFTENYVRVQKDFDSASVNQIEFLKLEKITEDGAVSVMNSFESFLEKI encoded by the coding sequence ATGTCTCATATTCACAGAACTGCCGCATTTCATACCCTTGGCTGCAAATTAAATTTTGCAGAAACATCCACTATTGCCCGTCAACTGACAGATGCTGGTTATGATAAGGTGAGTTTTGATGATAGAGCAGATGTTTATGTAATCAATACGTGTTCAGTCACAGAAAATGCCGACCGTGAATGTAAACTTCATGTAAAACGAGCCATGAAAGCCAATCCGGAAGGTTTGGTTGTGATTGTCGGTTGCTATGCCCAGTTAAAACCGGAAGAAATTTCTCAGATTACGGGAGTAGATTTGGTTCTTGGAGCGAAAGAAAAATTCAACATACTGAGTTATCTGGATGATTTGGAAAAGTCTGAAAGTGAAGGTGTTGTCCACTCATGTGAAATCGAAGAAACCGATTTTTTCATCGGAAGTTATTCAATTGGAGACAGAACCAGAGCTTTTCTGAAAGTTCAGGATGGTTGTGACTACAAATGTACCTACTGCACAATTCCTTTGGCCAGAGGGATTTCCCGTTCAGACACCATCGAAAATGTTCTGAAAAATGCAAGAGAAATTGCAGCCAAAGATATTAAGGAAATAGTTTTAACCGGTGTCAACATTGGAGATTACGGTAAAGGTGAATTTGGAAACAAAAGACACGAGCACACTTTTTTAGATTTAATAAAGGAACTGGATCAGGTTGATGGGATCGAAAGAATCCGTATATCATCGATTGAGCCGAATCTTTTGAAGGATGAAAGCATCGAACTGGTTTCTAAAAGCAAAAGTTTTGTTCCTCATTTTCATATTCCTCTGCAGTCTGGAAGCGATGATTTATTAAAAAAAATGAAGCGCCGTTATCTGACGAAATTGTACAACGAAAGAGTTAACAAAATCCGTGAGGTCATGCCTCATGCTGCGATTGGCGTTGATGTCATCGTAGGCTTTCCGGGAGAGACAGAAGAATTATTTATGGAAACCTATAATTTCCTGAATGAGCTTCCCATCAGTTATCTCCACGTTTTTACTTATTCAGAAAGAGAAAATACCGAAGCTGCAGAAATGGACGGTGCGGTTCCGGTTCCTGAGCGAAAAAGACGCAACAAAATGCTGAGAATTCTTTCCGAGAAGAAGAAAATGTCATTCTATCAAACCCAGCTTGGGCAAACGCTTCCTGTACTTTGGGAGCACGAAAATAAAGACGGAAAAATGTACGGCTTCACAGAAAATTATGTGAGGGTGCAGAAAGATTTTGACTCTGCCTCTGTCAATCAGATCGAGTTTTTGAAACTTGAAAAAATTACTGAAGATGGTGCGGTTTCTGTCATGAATTCATTTGAGAGTTTTTTGGAGAAAATCTAA
- a CDS encoding nuclear transport factor 2 family protein yields MNCKISHFMQDLNSLNLQELEKWFTDETVIWIPPAKEISGKTRVLALFRAIFRRYEKIEWNVSEIFNLGNNKYFYLTDSLGNLSGRDPYTNQICTLIQFSESGKILYLSDYFKDTEAFS; encoded by the coding sequence ATGAATTGTAAAATCAGCCATTTTATGCAGGATTTGAACTCCTTGAATCTTCAAGAACTGGAAAAATGGTTTACTGATGAAACCGTAATCTGGATTCCTCCAGCAAAAGAAATTTCCGGAAAGACGCGTGTTTTGGCGTTATTCAGAGCTATTTTCAGACGATACGAAAAAATCGAATGGAATGTTTCCGAGATTTTCAATTTAGGAAACAATAAATATTTTTATCTCACCGATTCTTTGGGAAATCTTTCAGGAAGAGATCCTTACACAAACCAGATCTGTACACTTATACAATTTTCAGAATCCGGCAAAATCCTTTATTTGTCAGATTATTTCAAGGATACTGAAGCATTCAGTTAA
- the glgP gene encoding alpha-glucan family phosphorylase, which translates to MDFKNFKIPYAVNQQYTKKVAYFSMEFAIEQVLKIYSGGLGFLAGSHMRSAYNLKQDLVGIGILWKFGYYDQARNHDQTLQPTWTKKMYSFLEDTGIKFQIEIHSAPVWVKVFYLNPETFNTAPMFFLSTDVPENDHISKTISHKLYDANESTKLAQYILLGKGGARLLEEINLERDIYHLNEAHGLPTAFHLLKKFNGDLNKVKEKLVFTTHTPEEAGNEKHNRRLCHEMSYFSGLSLEEVNKIEGSEDERFNHSLCALKMAKIANGVSQLHGEVSREMWSKYDGICEIKSITNAQEFKYWSDKPLYNAKDENNATMFDYRKKLLKKRLFKIVADQTGNLFDPNVFTIVWARRFAGYKRADLLLHDKSRFYKLLNHPKYPIQVIWAGKPYPMDYSAISTFNSLVEESKNNKNMAVLTGYELALSKSLKQGSDLWLNNPRVPREASGTSGMTASMNGSVNLSTDDGWIPEYAKHGENSFVVPKADYANMSIYEQDNYDLNKLYEILEKEILPTYYDNPDKWRKIQYNAMNDVKDQFNSDRMADEYYKMLYNLEVEVKA; encoded by the coding sequence ATGGATTTCAAAAACTTCAAAATACCTTACGCTGTAAACCAGCAATACACAAAAAAAGTCGCTTATTTTTCAATGGAATTTGCCATCGAGCAGGTTCTTAAAATATATTCCGGAGGTCTGGGATTTCTGGCGGGTTCGCATATGAGAAGTGCTTATAATCTGAAGCAGGATCTTGTAGGAATCGGAATTCTCTGGAAATTTGGCTACTACGATCAGGCAAGAAACCATGATCAAACCCTTCAGCCGACGTGGACAAAGAAAATGTACAGTTTTCTGGAAGATACGGGTATAAAATTTCAAATTGAAATTCACAGTGCACCGGTGTGGGTAAAGGTTTTTTATCTTAATCCTGAAACTTTCAACACGGCACCTATGTTTTTCCTGTCTACTGATGTTCCTGAGAATGATCATATCTCAAAAACCATCAGTCACAAATTGTATGATGCCAACGAATCCACAAAGCTGGCTCAATACATTCTTTTAGGTAAAGGCGGAGCTAGACTTCTGGAAGAAATAAATTTAGAAAGAGATATTTATCATTTGAATGAAGCTCACGGTTTGCCGACAGCTTTCCATTTATTGAAAAAATTTAATGGAGATTTAAATAAAGTAAAAGAAAAACTGGTTTTCACAACTCATACACCGGAAGAAGCCGGAAACGAAAAACACAATCGCAGACTTTGCCACGAAATGTCCTATTTCTCAGGTTTAAGTTTAGAAGAAGTAAACAAAATTGAAGGTTCTGAAGATGAGCGTTTCAATCATTCATTGTGTGCTCTGAAAATGGCAAAAATCGCCAACGGAGTTTCTCAGCTGCATGGCGAAGTTTCCCGTGAAATGTGGAGTAAATATGACGGAATCTGCGAAATAAAATCAATTACCAACGCTCAGGAATTCAAATACTGGAGTGATAAACCTTTGTACAATGCAAAGGATGAGAACAACGCAACAATGTTTGATTATCGCAAGAAACTTCTTAAAAAGCGGCTTTTTAAAATTGTGGCAGACCAGACCGGAAATCTTTTCGATCCGAATGTTTTTACCATTGTGTGGGCAAGAAGATTCGCAGGTTACAAGAGAGCAGATTTGCTTTTGCACGATAAATCCAGATTTTATAAATTATTAAATCATCCAAAATATCCAATCCAGGTAATTTGGGCAGGAAAGCCTTATCCGATGGACTATTCTGCGATTTCTACCTTCAATTCTCTTGTGGAAGAAAGCAAGAACAATAAAAATATGGCAGTTTTGACGGGCTATGAATTAGCATTAAGCAAATCTTTAAAACAAGGTTCAGATTTATGGTTAAATAATCCCCGTGTACCAAGAGAAGCTTCGGGAACCTCGGGTATGACAGCTTCTATGAACGGTAGTGTAAACCTTTCTACCGATGATGGCTGGATTCCCGAATATGCAAAACACGGAGAAAATTCTTTCGTTGTTCCAAAAGCAGATTATGCCAACATGAGCATCTATGAGCAGGATAATTATGATTTAAATAAGCTCTACGAAATTCTTGAAAAAGAAATTCTTCCGACGTATTACGATAATCCGGATAAATGGAGAAAAATTCAGTACAATGCCATGAATGATGTAAAAGACCAGTTCAATTCTGACCGAATGGCTGATGAATATTACAAAATGCTGTATAATCTTGAGGTTGAGGTTAAGGCTTAG
- a CDS encoding S9 family peptidase: protein MKKLILTLSIAAVFQSLNAQEITLDKIYSGYYRGKGIAGITSMKNGENYLVIEQGGIAKYSYKTSQKEGNLVDGNFESYEFSDDESKILLLKESQPIYRHSFLGKYDIKDLKTGKTVSLNEGKAVQEPRFSPDATKISFIVDNNLFYQDLNSGKITQITQHGVKNKVLNGLADWVYEEEFGHARLYEWTKNSADILFVKLVETDVPEIYIPMYGKSLYPTEMRYKYPKAGEKNSIATAHIYQLSDGKKTKVNLDGFKNYYIPNVIQTSNPDEIVLITSQRTQNASDVLKVNTKTGQATKLFTETDDKWIDTDNVTLEFMEDNSFLWASERDGYRHLYWYDKDGKLKKQITKGNWEVTEYYGFNPKTKEVFVQTTEKGSINKVVSKINIQNGKSQLISNAEGNNAANFSKNYNYFIETSSTVAKPYTFVLKDGNGKQLKELQNNEAQLQKLQQDNFTVKEFITIPNEAGDQMNAWIIKPKNFDKNKKYPLFMYQYSGPGSQQVSNSWDNGNTFWFEMLAQKGYIIACVDGRGTGYKGAKFKKVTYKNLGKYEIEDQITAAKWFGNQSYIDKSRIGIFGWSFGGYMASLALTKGADVFKTGIAVAPVTNWRYYDSVYTERFLLTPQENPAGYDENSPTTYANLLKGKFLLIHGTADDNVHFQNSMEFSEALIQNKKQFEFMAYPDKNHGIYGGQTRPQLYQKMTDFILENL, encoded by the coding sequence ATGAAAAAACTTATACTTACACTCAGCATTGCTGCTGTTTTTCAAAGCCTGAATGCTCAGGAAATTACTTTAGACAAGATATATTCGGGCTACTACCGCGGTAAAGGTATCGCCGGAATTACATCTATGAAAAACGGTGAAAATTATCTGGTCATTGAACAGGGCGGAATTGCCAAATATTCTTACAAAACTTCACAGAAAGAAGGCAATCTGGTAGACGGAAATTTCGAAAGCTATGAGTTTTCTGATGATGAATCTAAAATTCTTTTGCTAAAAGAAAGTCAGCCAATTTACAGACATTCTTTTTTAGGAAAATACGATATTAAGGATTTAAAAACAGGCAAAACCGTTAGTCTGAATGAAGGAAAAGCTGTTCAGGAACCAAGGTTTTCCCCTGATGCGACGAAAATTTCTTTCATTGTTGATAATAATCTGTTTTACCAAGATTTAAATTCAGGAAAAATCACTCAGATTACACAACATGGTGTAAAAAATAAGGTTCTGAATGGTTTGGCGGATTGGGTTTACGAAGAAGAATTTGGGCATGCAAGATTGTATGAATGGACGAAAAATTCAGCAGATATTTTATTTGTAAAACTGGTTGAAACTGATGTTCCGGAAATTTACATTCCAATGTATGGGAAATCACTTTATCCAACGGAAATGCGTTATAAATATCCAAAAGCCGGAGAAAAAAACTCAATTGCTACAGCGCATATTTATCAACTTTCTGACGGTAAAAAGACCAAAGTAAATCTGGACGGTTTTAAAAATTATTACATTCCGAATGTGATTCAAACTTCAAATCCGGATGAAATTGTTTTAATTACTTCACAGAGAACTCAGAATGCATCGGATGTTTTAAAAGTAAACACCAAAACCGGACAGGCTACAAAACTGTTTACCGAAACCGATGACAAATGGATTGATACTGACAACGTAACTTTAGAATTCATGGAAGATAATTCTTTCCTATGGGCTTCTGAAAGAGATGGTTACAGACATTTGTACTGGTACGACAAAGATGGTAAACTGAAAAAACAAATCACAAAAGGAAACTGGGAAGTCACTGAATATTATGGATTTAATCCCAAGACAAAAGAAGTTTTCGTTCAGACAACAGAAAAAGGAAGCATCAATAAAGTTGTTTCTAAAATCAATATTCAAAACGGAAAATCTCAGCTGATTTCCAATGCTGAAGGAAACAACGCTGCAAATTTCAGCAAAAATTATAATTATTTCATCGAAACTTCTTCAACTGTTGCAAAACCTTACACTTTTGTTTTAAAAGACGGCAACGGAAAGCAACTGAAAGAACTTCAGAACAACGAAGCTCAGCTTCAAAAACTGCAGCAGGATAATTTTACGGTAAAAGAATTCATCACGATTCCGAACGAAGCCGGAGATCAGATGAATGCATGGATTATCAAGCCTAAAAACTTTGATAAGAACAAGAAATATCCATTATTTATGTATCAATATTCCGGTCCGGGCTCGCAACAGGTTTCCAATTCGTGGGATAACGGAAATACATTTTGGTTTGAAATGCTGGCTCAGAAAGGTTACATCATTGCCTGTGTAGACGGGCGTGGAACAGGTTATAAAGGTGCGAAATTTAAAAAAGTGACTTACAAAAACTTAGGAAAATACGAAATCGAAGATCAGATTACTGCCGCAAAATGGTTTGGAAATCAATCGTATATCGACAAATCAAGAATCGGAATTTTCGGATGGAGTTTTGGTGGATATATGGCGAGTTTAGCATTGACAAAAGGTGCTGATGTTTTCAAAACAGGAATCGCAGTTGCTCCGGTAACGAACTGGAGATATTACGACTCTGTTTACACAGAAAGATTTTTACTGACTCCACAGGAAAATCCGGCTGGATACGATGAAAATTCGCCTACAACCTATGCAAATTTATTGAAAGGTAAATTCCTTCTAATCCACGGAACAGCCGATGACAACGTACATTTCCAGAATTCTATGGAGTTTTCTGAAGCTTTGATTCAAAACAAAAAACAGTTTGAATTTATGGCTTATCCGGATAAAAACCACGGAATTTATGGCGGACAGACCAGACCGCAGCTCTATCAGAAAATGACAGATTTTATTTTGGAGAATTTGTAG